One Microcoleus sp. FACHB-831 DNA window includes the following coding sequences:
- a CDS encoding M20 family metallopeptidase, with protein sequence MFATSLNPLPVDLSRIRPTIQALQPALVELRRRLHQRPELGFREHLTSELVAQNLHEWGIEHETGIAKTGIVATIRGSKPGPVLAIRADMDALPIQEENDVPYRSQHDGVMHACGHDGHTAIALFTAYYLANHPEDFAGTVKIIFQPAEEGPGGAKPMIEAGVLKNPDVDAIIGLHLWNNLPLGTVGVRSGALMAASEGFRCTIQGKGGHGAIPQQTVDSILVSAHVVNALQTIVARNVSPLESAVVTVGELHAGKALNVIADTAKMSGTVRYFNPELGEIIPRRLEQIISGVCQSHGASYELDYWRLYPAVINDAGIAELVRSVASNFVETPAGVVPECQTMGGEDMSFFLQAVPGCYFFLGSANPIKDLAYPHHHPRFDFDETALGIGIEIFVRCVENFCR encoded by the coding sequence ACCTGAATTAGGCTTTCGAGAGCATTTGACCTCTGAACTGGTTGCCCAAAATTTGCACGAATGGGGAATCGAGCATGAAACAGGTATAGCAAAAACTGGAATTGTTGCCACAATTAGAGGCAGCAAGCCTGGGCCTGTATTGGCAATTCGGGCTGATATGGATGCTCTGCCAATTCAGGAAGAAAACGATGTGCCTTATCGGTCGCAGCACGATGGTGTAATGCATGCTTGCGGTCACGACGGACATACAGCGATCGCACTTTTTACCGCCTACTATCTAGCTAACCATCCAGAAGACTTCGCAGGAACTGTGAAGATTATCTTCCAACCAGCTGAGGAGGGGCCAGGAGGTGCCAAGCCTATGATTGAAGCTGGGGTGTTAAAAAATCCTGATGTAGATGCAATTATTGGTCTGCACCTGTGGAATAACCTACCCCTTGGCACAGTTGGCGTCCGCAGTGGCGCTTTGATGGCAGCTTCAGAGGGTTTTCGCTGTACCATTCAGGGCAAAGGTGGGCACGGGGCTATTCCCCAACAAACTGTTGATTCAATTTTAGTCAGCGCTCATGTTGTCAATGCCTTGCAGACTATTGTGGCTCGTAATGTTTCTCCTCTAGAGTCAGCCGTAGTTACAGTTGGGGAACTTCATGCTGGTAAGGCGTTGAATGTAATTGCCGATACAGCGAAAATGAGCGGCACTGTTAGATATTTCAACCCCGAGCTGGGAGAAATCATCCCTCGCCGACTTGAGCAGATAATCTCTGGTGTTTGCCAAAGTCACGGTGCAAGCTATGAGTTAGACTACTGGCGACTTTATCCAGCTGTGATTAATGATGCTGGCATAGCTGAACTGGTGCGTTCTGTAGCGTCAAATTTTGTGGAAACCCCTGCGGGTGTAGTTCCAGAATGTCAAACAATGGGTGGTGAAGATATGTCATTTTTTCTTCAGGCTGTACCTGGTTGTTATTTCTTTCTAGGATCTGCGAATCCAATCAAAGATTTAGCTTATCCACACCATCATCCCCGGTTTGATTTTGATGAAACTGCGCTAGGTATAGGCATAGAGATTTTTGTTAGATGCGTCGAAAATTTCTGTCGTTAA